Proteins found in one Lepeophtheirus salmonis chromosome 9, UVic_Lsal_1.4, whole genome shotgun sequence genomic segment:
- the LOC121124336 gene encoding damage-control phosphatase ARMT1 → MEKGHPPLGEPLCGRFTDSFAYVTLKDRLPVIIAKVVDSLVVQRNVILKDSSFTIDDIKNVIERLSGLRYELTTNKPLKPFVDKAPDVEIWNNYLTEEKNNSTTDVNWFGTRWLYAETYAYRRIFEAFQLTPPFAKYDYFKHLKCQQLESSIPSMEVFSNIFKIDLKQKSPHSVKDLFSVFIMLSLWGNQCDLSLSSGAVNETALDYDSLVSQQKTQLLINDLPKVWEYVNSNSEETIDIVLDNSGFEWFTDLYLADFLISNALAKHIRFHVKAIPWFVSDVTSNGFDWMFEFMSHHESLIDLVTKWESYLENGIWSIKTDPFWTYPHSYDKLMEINESLYSMLSQSKLVIFKGDLNYRKCVGDRNWDPTYSFVDAIQGLQSLSVLCLRTLKADTVVGLDKKGNGVYSRKG, encoded by the exons ATGGAGAAGGGACATCCTCCTCTTGGTGAGCCCTTGTGTGGACGTTTTACAGATTCCTTTGCATATGTAACCCTTAAGGATCGTTTACCTGTCATTATAGCTAAAGTCGTTGACAGTTTGGTTGTTCAACGTAATGTGATCTTAAAGGATTCATCTTTTACCATTGACGATATCAAAAACGTCATTGAACGTCTA tcAGGACTTCGATATGAGCTTACAACAAACAAGCCCCTTAAACCATTTGTCGACAAGGCTCCAGATGTGGAAATTTGGAATAATTACCTTacggaggaaaaaaataattcaactacTGATGTGAACTGGTTTGGCACGAGGTGGTTATATGCGGAAACATATGCATATAGACGAATTTTTGAAGCATTTCAATTAACACCACCATTTGCAAAGTACgattatttcaaacatttaaaatgtCAGCAACTGGAGTCCAGTATTCCCTCAATGGAggttttttccaatatatttaaaatcgaTTTGAAACAAAAGTCCCCTCATTCCGTTAAAGACCTTTTTTCAGTATTTATTATGTTAAGTTTATGGGGTAATCAGTGTGATTTAAGTTTATCTTCCGGAGCTGTGAATGAGACGGCTCTAGACTATGATTCTTTGGTTTCTCAGCAGAAAACTCAGTTGTTGATTAATGATTTACCTAAAGTTTGGGAATATGTAAACTCTAACAGTGAAGAAACTATAGATATCGTATTGGATAATTCAGGCTTTGAATGGTTTACAGATCTATATTTAGCAGACTTTTTAATATCTAACGCACTCGCAAAGCATATTCGATTTCATGTAAAGGCAATACCGTGGTTTGTATCTGACGTAACTTCAAATGGCTTTGATTGGATGTTTGAATTTATGAGCCATCATGAGAGTCTAATTGATTTAGTTACCAAATGGGAGTCATATTTAGAAAATGGTATATGGAGTATCAAAACAGATCCCTTTTGGACATATCCTCATTCTTATGacaaattaatggaaataaatgAGTCTCTTTACTCAATGCTCTCACAATccaaattagttattttcaagGGAGATTTGAATTATAGAAAATGTGTAGGTGATCGAAATTGGGATCCAACATATTCCTTTGTGGATGCAATTCAAGGACTTCAATCCCTATCCGTATTATGTTTAAGAACATTG aagGCAGATACTGTAGTGGGTCTTGACAAAAAAGGTAATGGAGTCTACtcaagaaaaggataa